Below is a window of Uloborus diversus isolate 005 unplaced genomic scaffold, Udiv.v.3.1 scaffold_737, whole genome shotgun sequence DNA.
AGAACCCTTCCCCTATGCTATTTTCACACTAATTGCTACAGCATTGGAATCTTTGTCGATTTTCTGCATGCGTCATTGGTCATTTTTGGTTCTGCATACGTCATTAGTCATAATTGAATTAATACGCCCTCGTCTTCCTACTTACCCATTGCCTATCATTCGTACTATCATTAAATATTACTTTCAGTCAAAGGATTGTGATTGGTTGAGTTCTCTATGACGTAATATTAACCAGATAGATCTTCTATAATtgacgagtcgaaccgcaccacaTCTACAGACACTCGCTGGTgggatgaatttattttatttaccagTTTGATGGCACTCTCAGGTTCAAAGGGAAGATCTGCCTTCAGTTCGGTTGATTCTCTAATCCAGACTCAGACTTATAAGCTCTAAAACGAGTAAATCTGTTATCCCTGGATGTGAAAACCGGGCATTCTGTTCAATTGCGTGTAGATAGATCTTCGTCGTCTGTGCACTGTTCATTGTAATTGTAACAGTTGATTGCATTGCCGTTATCTCGCCGTCGTCGTAATTTGCGTGAAATCCGCATTTCTGTAGTTTAGACTTGTGAAATTGTTTACGTGTTTCAGCTTTGCATTTAACATACTCACTTCATCACTTTACTGTAATCATATCATGGTTATTAATTTCTGACTTATATCCTTTGTAAATTTGCTTCAATTAAATTTATGTAGACCTTTTTCAATAAAGTGTAACAGATTTATAAATAATTCTTATGGATTCAGAATACACTGAATTACTCACTTTAGAACATGTTTGAATCCAAACTGATTATGCAGTCAATAgaaaactgtttcattttatttttaacttcgtCACGCTCTTCATATTCCAAAGATTCACTGTGGTTGACAAAAGCAAAAATACTACATATTACGAGGCTCTAGGCCAAACAGTTTTTCGGGATCCCCTGTTTTCAAACCAAAGGATTACAGTTTTTGCTTTTGGCTTGGCCCCCTAAAACGTTGGAGCCCTAGGCCACGGTCCTGTCGGTATATTCCGTAATCAGGTTtgaccgtgggcaggtaaaggatagcaacagcaaatttttcttttgcattttaatcatCTATTGTGCACTGTAAAATTAATTCAGAAACGTTTGCGGGaaataatgagcagctaatgCACCCAGTTTATGCCAGTAACATGCCTTGCAAAAACCAAGAACTTTTCCGCTAAACTTCAATCTCCCTCCTGAAATTACCCAGGACtccttctgaaaaattcagaattctCTTTGGTTAATGCCGATCATGTCTCTTGAACCTTCAAAGAAAACGTAAGTTGGTTTAGAATAATTGCCTGTCACCTTCCTGATTTAGAAAGAAAGCATTATTGCCAATGCTAAGACAGAATTGAAAGTAAGtaccaagcatctcacttgcttgCGATTCTTGCAGAGCCATGGAATCCAGAGTTCAGGTTCATTCTTATTGGTAACTTAGTCAATCTGGAAGAGCAGTAATCATATTGAAGCCGAATTCGTCGACTATTAATGTTATTGCGAtcttttatttattacgagttgaaatttttctatttctgtcaATAATTGATGGATTAAGAATGTTGTAGAATTAATTgcgtaaatgcttttttttaattaattgtaaatttcgtgacatattttgagaattaattaaagcgaaattattttttgctttcacgacttttaacagataaaaataaacggtaatgttttatttacttaacttcaagctgatattgatcataataatttttttcatatattcaattactgcttagacataattgttatcattattttttatcattattgcaatttttcgACAACAAAATCGAGAATTACCTCATTTAGTAAAAAGATTCATGTAAAATAAGAGTAAATTGTGGCTatcaaaaacttgtttcatttcaacagaaaaccctacaactatccaaaaaaaaagcgtacaaaggtataattgagaaaaataaatttttagaaaattaaaacgaGTTACCCCCGAAATATCTTTGGAAGATTGATTTGGATCTAATAATTTTTTATCTCAAGGGACTAatgatgttttttacaataataCAGGTGCAATTAGGCTTAacgaaaatcttttcttttttttgcacaaataaaagttcTTTCTTTCTCCTTTAAAATAAGAAGCATTTGATCTTCTTactgatttaaattaatttacttagagctttttgaaaaaggatcaaaatgccaaattttactcaTTCGCTGAGCAAAAAAATAGCTATATCTCaggaataaaaatttttcaagaaaaaaatataacagtttggGAGTACAGAATATTAGTACATATTACTCGTCAAAtctcatcaaaatcaaaaatggtactgcacggcccatttgttgatttaatatagaatgattttatttatttattcaaagccCACATGGTTTGTTtagttacattttatttatttatttttaactttttttttcaatcaaaacatttttacgtaattatttttaaatgcttactTTGTACTGATTAATCTTCTTGTTaccaagtttttttctttttttctttttttaaaataagttagcTAGAACATACTTGTATTACAGTGAaaaaaccttttatccgggaaccaaaaacccgggaaaccagaaaaccggcaaacttttgccgattttccaaccatattttaaaaatacgcatttttggcaatttttgaaaaaactaagcatttttttctgaaatacctaaaagaaaatgagcggtttcttaataaataccatattactcatcttTAACTCGggaaaacttttacaaaaatgaacttcaaaggattgtctttaacgcagggaaaaaatttccggaatatttttttgaactaaaaagtacacacgtaagtttgaaatttttgtgttttgttccaaccgaaaagtaaagaaatgaatattgtcacattataatgcaatattttattgaacagCCTTTAATTAAAACCTTTTAGAGCGGAAGTAACGTCGTAAAAGCGCATGAAACACCACGATTCTtgaattttccggatagttgatggtggaatctagaaatcgttaaacgcaagactgtaaATAAGGCTGTAGgaacttataaattaaatttcaattggtattaacttaatgcataagcaatagttatcaataatcacttacgccaaacctttacaaaaaagtgaaagaaaaaaaacgcgtccatgaaaacaaattctctcatacactatagtaaaagaatcgcacatttacgttcaaaaacttgtttcttgcccttcccttcattctcttttattttaaaacatcgaaaattggtgttttttttttttccttttcgaaaagggtctcaggtcttattacataacttaaggtttttggtgtttaaattattctctcactagtagtttttaatacttcgatattgataagcattcctgaactgttttcttcctattttaatacgtattactattaattatagtaatttaagtatcATAAACAATCGGGCAAAagctctttttagcgatccagaaaaccgggaaattcagatatccgggatagctatggtcccgaaTTTCCCttataattggttctctactgtataacATATCTTTGTAGTTTAGTGATGCTGACACTAGTATACTGCTCAGTGTcagtttccttttcttttcccgagaggttttaagttgaaaaatattttcatgtctCACATTGTAACATTAGGATAAGTAGGATGATCGGAGTacactggggaaaaaaaaaaaaaaaatccgaaactttacTGCTTATTTCCGAGTAacttttcgggatttcaatggtttttatccacttcctggaaaaatcaagtatcttaagttaaaaagtttcctgaattgctacaagttgcacaaatgcggacttttcacatttgaaaaatatttttagctcccagtttaaagattaactgagcgtatttataaggtgtatcctATTAAGCCCCCAAAGACCGGGGGCGAATAAGCCCATGATGAcctgcgtagctttgcaagaattgcaggaaaTTCTTGATACTTTCTTGGAATTTTGTCTTAACTGTGACCATGTTTCCAGTACtgattttggaactttcttgacaaatcatgaaggtgccaagctgttatattataccTACCAAAATTTACTCTAAAGTTTTACAGACCCGACTAGCTTTAAAcggaaatatttctgaatttttcggaaggcttccaggataatttcagaactgtactgaattttagcggaaaacattcctacTTTACcaagatatgttgctggcagaaattgggcacaatagctgcccattatttttcaggaacgtttctgaatcgtttttacagtgtaggaaatGTGGTAAGACAAATTTTCTTATAACGCCTTTTCAGATTTAAGAAGAAAATGTTAACTGTTGAACATTCGTTTCTGAAAATATACCAGATTATAAGTTAAACATAGTGAAGAACGGGCAATCGCCTATGTTTGTGACACCCCAAAATACTTCAAGGTAAATaatgtacactggtgtgcaaaaattaaggacgaagtcgaaaaattagcatatcagctgaacgaagaggcagagcggacaaaaagaccaatcaggagattaagtatgGTGATGTACGGtatagcacatgcgcagatatgcaggcagacgtaatgggggagtgtctgagtagtataaagcatgttctcggtgtaagatcagtatttctggcaaagagattgcacgccgtatagcagttaaaatcacaccgagttgctgcctcagcgagaaatagcgaataatcaatctgttagacgacatctggatgcttttacccgaggtcgaatcattgggaagttggaagaagaccgcagtgtgacaagtgtggctgcagagttcggaattgctcacagcatcgtttcacgactttggagacaatttcaaactacaggaacagctatccgggggttcagtagtggtcatccacgaggaaccacacccgcagatgaccggtatattgtcttacaggccagaagaaacagacggcagacagcgggagaaatcgctagacacacgacacaggcgactagacgaccgatatcgcgttttaccgtggccagaagactgcacggtggtggtctgtttgcacgacaccctatacggtgtgtacctctaacgcctgcccatcggagaaggcgttctctgtggtgccgggaacatcggaattggagagacaatgaatggggacgagtactctttacagatgagagcagattcagtctgagtagcgattctcatcgcatactcatctggagagagcggggaagccgcaatcatcccttgaacatcattgaaagggacaggtatggaggtcgcggtgttctcgtttggggaggcattatgcctggtagtcgtacagaccttcacatcttcgacgcaggttcagtcaacgggacccgttattgtaacgagattcttcttccatatgtgcgtctttttagaggcgctatgggtccgcagttccttttcatggacgacaatgcaccatgtcatcgcacagtagctgccgaacagctcttagagagtgaggatattgaacgtatggattggccggcacgatctccggatctcaatcccatcgatcatgtatgggattttctaggcagatgcttggcagctcgtaccttaccaccagtaacgattcgggagctttgACTGGCGTTGCAAGACGAATgagcagcaatgcctcaacaactcattgacaccctcattctcagcatgggcagacgctgtgaaacctgcctagcagtcgggggagaacatatcccctactaaagaccagATGTTTCTTGCTAGACACCCATCACagagggatgtttcggccttcagccgcaatgcgctccatgctactttttcgaTAAAGCTTCTTTtcatccctctgatttctcttttagtaagtgttgcttacattacacatgtccttacgtattggggatcttacggtattaaatttgttgatttggaaagctttagtacaaagttatattgaaaaaaccgtctcgtccttaatttttgcacaccagtgtaagtCGAAATCATGTTAAGTGTTTCTTCATGTTTAGTTATTGTGTAAAAAACAaccattaaaatcttaagaaaagcgTGAGTTAAGTACCTAATTGCATCTATtgcttcaatattctcaaaaacaaCCCTAACAAAATATTGtactcttttctttttcattttttgcagccGCTAAAAGTCCCATAGTTTTTAgttgcctccccctcccccccccccccccccaagcagcacaaatcgtcccaaaatcgTAGAAGTAATGTAACATCAACGTGATCACATGTACCGAAGTCCTCTTAAATTCGTAGCGATCTGGTtgataaaacagcaaaatgtccgcccagcacagcgattttacgtgaaatcgctgtagatatgatatgactttcaacattcttgggagcaattatcaacgttttttggatgcttacaaaatatcaacgataTTTCTAATTTGGTTATATTGTACTCTGGAGGAGTTTTCAACGGATTTTAGAGGTTAAATGGATTTATCTACTAATATTAGATGAATTAACAACCTGTTTCAGAGGATTTATCAACGattttctcatgtgtttgtgtcacgaAATATCTACATAAATTGCATCTTGGAAAATTAATTACCAATAAAATATAGACTGTTTGCACACTTTTTGaaagtcttaaaaacttttttaccctcaaactttttaaaacagtaatatacttaagattttttaaaaaatcgtttaaataaaaattcaaatttggaatataactcaataaaataattaagaaagacaagaaaaatgaaataatttttaaattaatttcaaatataaataaatatgtatattttatttaaataatttaagaaaaaatggctgatgttaactatttttagcgttaaaaaaaagtaattttaaagatttaagacttccaagAAACATGTCAGTAATCTATGAATCATTGATAACctattttgtgttcatatttaagtagacaataaaccatttcttttgtatgcacaattcacaaattttattccagcaataatctgaacaaacaaacaaaataataataataataataatatgagaatttttaattcaaagctatCTCTACGTCGCTCTTGACGATCAAAACATTGtttcttgaatttagaaaacataattttaaaaaaacttaaaaagcaggcAATTACTTACTTCACGTTAATACAAGAAATCGCTAATTCATTTACACACTCACACTCGCAACAATACACAAGCCGACAACTGACAACGTGGAAACATACTACAGTcagtaaatagccatttttataaactgaaattgttgcgcatgagcagattaaacagttttcagacatataaaaactcgtcaaaattattacaaaaattagagataCGTTATATACAgtaaatgtaaactttcaaacatattttggatttattttgaaacctgtgccaatttcgtacttttgtcaaccatatttggaaaagcccAACTACGTGAGGAAATCTACATTGCGTCGATATCCGTTTGTGATATGTCATGAGTTTTGCACCAGTTCAACGATATAACAACGAATATTAGAAGATCTGTGTGCTGTCTGGGCCCCCCCCTGCTCCCACTTTTAAGTTCCAATTGCCGCCTCTGCTCATGCTACTCCGCGATCATCTTGCTCATCTAAGGGTGACAATGATGTGAGATACgaaaatattttgtaacataAACCACTCGGAAAACTGACCCTGAGTAAAATATATTGCTAAATTGATACGATCTGCTATGATGCAAGTATGTTACCTTTTTAAAGGAAACTTGGTATTTACCGGCACGAAAACAAAGAGATTAATCAGTGCAAATAATGATATGCAATCTTtctgtttagaaataaaaactcAATAGTAACAAAAGGAAGATAGGGAGCAATAGATCAAAGttaaaatcagaaataaaaaaatatatcaaatgatTGTAAACAGTAAAGGGCAAAAGAGTGGACatgcaacaaataccaatactaGAAATCAAAATATGGAGAGAAAATCAataattaatacataaaaaataaccacatcttcacaaagtatgaaaacaaggcaagaatatTGCTAAAAATAGTTAGAAAAGAAATGATTCATACCTGGTTTAATATCGTAAGAGAGAACATAGTAGTGGATAGAGTCCGTAGGGACCCTAGTAGCAGACAAGAGGGTTTCGCTTTTATCCGATTTACAGCGTCACCTATAGTTACTTTCCTTCTCCATTGTATTGACGCATTTCTTTGAATGCTGTAGTATCAGTCCTCCATATTTTTCACTGTTCTTTCACGTTCTAAAACGGTTAGTTAACTGCGACCATTGGAAAAATTACTTGCTCTTGTTGACATAAGTGAAATGCGTTCAGATTTttgtagaatttattttattgaagcgAATAATAATTTCTGTGGTATATATTCGTTTTCTCTCAAAGCagtgtttctatttttttcaaaatgctggtttctaatgttttaaaaattgaaaacggtATTACAAGTCTCACCGTCATACCCCATCTGTGTCACCTATGTCGAAAAGCCTTTACTAAGAGTTCTGATCTTGCAGATCATCTTCTGAGCCATGGATTAAAACTAGAACAGGATCCTGAAATCGTAACCCCTGATGCATCTTCTCAACCTGATGATGAAAACGCTTCGAAGCCATTCGTATGCAACTTATGTCAGAGGCGATTTACTAGTAAAGCGTACCTTTTGAAACATCAATTACTACATGAAGGAGAAAAACCTTACTCATGCGATGTTTGCGACAGAGGCTTCAGTCACAAATCTAATCTCCAAAAGCACTATCTTATCCACAATCCTCAGAAAGCTAAGCGCTATGAATGTGAAATCTGCGGGAAGGATTTCACATCTAAAGCGTATCTCAAAAAACATAACCTGATTCACACAGGCCAAAAACCGCATACCTGTAACATATGCCTAAAGGCTTTTACTCTGAAAACTAATCTTCAAAAGCATTATTTAACTCATACTAATAACAAACCCATGTATATATGTGACCTCTGTGATAAAGGATTTACATCTAAGGGGTACCTTGAAAAGCACAGACTAATTCACATTGATGAACGACCTCATGTTTGTGGCGTTTGCTTTAAAGCCTTCACTCTGAAAACTAATCTGCACAAGCATTATGCTACGCATTCATCAGTGAGGCCATTTGGATGTGAGGAATGCGGGAAAAGGTTTAAACTGAAGGTTGGTCTGGATCAGCATTACTTAACTCATTCAGACAGGAAACCTTATGAATGTGACAGTTGTAATAAGGCTTTCAAGACCAAAGTTGCACTTGATAAGCATGATTTGAATATACACGGTGGCGAAGAGCTATGATATTGTGAGGAAATATTCTGATTTTCTTTGCGTATTTTGTCAGCTATTACTATGAAAGTAAAATTGTTCAACCTGAAAAATTATATTCtgagtatttaaatttatttaaagtggttttcgatattttaaagtgtttcccCTAGGGCCTGTCTAGGACTAAATGAAAAGAGTGGGCGCCGGGAACATAGTGCACTGAGCATATTTGGTGCCAGGAACATTGGGCACTGAGCATATTGGGTGCCAGGAACATTGAGCACTGAGCATATTGGGTGCCAGGAACATTGGGAACAATGTGCTTGGTGCCCAATATTCCTGGCATCCAATGTtccccaatcttcctagaccgtgtTTAGAAGGTTCCTGCCCATTTCATGTTAACGTTTCATGTGCTCTTCTTGCCCCttgaagttaaaaaacaaaactacatcacaaaagcaaactttttttttcttttttaa
It encodes the following:
- the LOC129233801 gene encoding gastrula zinc finger protein XlCGF7.1-like gives rise to the protein MLVSNVLKIENGITSLTVIPHLCHLCRKAFTKSSDLADHLLSHGLKLEQDPEIVTPDASSQPDDENASKPFVCNLCQRRFTSKAYLLKHQLLHEGEKPYSCDVCDRGFSHKSNLQKHYLIHNPQKAKRYECEICGKDFTSKAYLKKHNLIHTGQKPHTCNICLKAFTLKTNLQKHYLTHTNNKPMYICDLCDKGFTSKGYLEKHRLIHIDERPHVCGVCFKAFTLKTNLHKHYATHSSVRPFGCEECGKRFKLKVGLDQHYLTHSDRKPYECDSCNKAFKTKVALDKHDLNIHGGEEL